A genomic window from Bradyrhizobium lupini includes:
- the gloB gene encoding hydroxyacylglutathione hydrolase, whose translation MAAEIRTFTCLNDNFGYLIHDVETKATASIDAPEAGPIVRALEREGWQLTDILITHHHSDHVGGVAELKQKYNCRVVAPHDKTTEIADVDLRVANAEIVRVGSLLGRVLETPGHTLDHISYVFDTDKALFAADTLFSIGCGRVFEGTYPMMWDSLLKLRALPDDFKLYCGHEYTASNVKFALTVDPDNAALQARAAEVARLRAENKPTIPALLGDEKRTNVFLRADEPSIAARLHMKGADATAVFGELRERKNKS comes from the coding sequence ATGGCCGCCGAAATTCGTACTTTCACCTGTTTAAACGACAATTTCGGTTACCTCATCCACGATGTGGAAACCAAGGCGACGGCGTCGATCGACGCGCCGGAGGCCGGCCCCATCGTGAGGGCGCTCGAGCGCGAGGGGTGGCAGCTCACCGACATTCTGATCACCCATCATCATAGCGATCATGTCGGCGGGGTCGCCGAACTCAAGCAGAAATACAATTGCCGCGTCGTCGCGCCGCATGACAAGACGACGGAGATCGCAGACGTCGACCTGCGCGTCGCCAATGCCGAAATCGTCAGGGTCGGCAGCTTGCTGGGGCGCGTACTGGAGACGCCCGGCCACACGCTCGACCACATCTCCTATGTGTTCGACACCGACAAAGCGCTGTTCGCCGCCGACACGCTGTTCTCGATCGGCTGCGGCCGCGTGTTCGAGGGCACCTATCCGATGATGTGGGATTCGCTTCTGAAGCTGCGTGCCCTGCCCGACGACTTCAAGCTCTATTGCGGCCATGAATACACGGCCTCCAACGTCAAGTTCGCGCTGACCGTCGACCCCGACAACGCGGCGCTGCAGGCGCGCGCGGCGGAGGTGGCGAGGCTGCGGGCCGAGAACAAGCCGACCATTCCCGCGCTGCTTGGTGACGAGAAGCGGACAAACGTGTTCCTGCGCGCCGACGAACCCTCGATCGCAGCCAGGCTGCACATGAAGGGCGCGGATGCCACCGCGGTGTTCGGCGAGCTGCGCGAGCGCAAGAACAAGTCTTGA
- a CDS encoding class I SAM-dependent methyltransferase — translation MTIDVVDLREFYSRRLGIVARQMINRGIRERWPRVDGQRVLGFGYPTPYLGLFREDAERCIAFMPSAQGVLKWPTGRPALASLVDEFSLPLPDAAVDRILLVHALEMSDDPAALLREAWRVLSPSGRVIAVIPNRRGVWTRTDSTPFGHGRPYSRSQITDLLRQTWFTPTAWGEALFMPPYAGGWVLKSAQMWERAGAALSLPFAGVHIVEATKQVYRAIPAKRERARLIPSLAKPVLVPSSTTATRG, via the coding sequence ATGACCATTGATGTCGTCGACCTCCGCGAGTTCTACTCCCGTCGCCTCGGGATTGTGGCGCGGCAAATGATCAATCGCGGCATTCGGGAGCGCTGGCCGCGCGTCGATGGCCAGCGGGTGCTCGGCTTCGGCTATCCCACGCCCTATCTCGGGTTGTTCCGCGAGGACGCGGAGCGCTGCATCGCCTTCATGCCCTCGGCCCAGGGCGTCCTGAAATGGCCCACCGGACGGCCGGCGCTTGCCTCGCTGGTGGACGAGTTCTCGCTGCCGCTTCCCGACGCCGCGGTCGATCGCATCCTGCTGGTCCACGCACTGGAAATGTCGGACGATCCGGCCGCGCTGCTGCGCGAGGCATGGCGCGTGCTGTCGCCGTCCGGTCGCGTGATTGCGGTCATCCCGAACCGGCGCGGGGTGTGGACCCGCACCGACAGCACGCCGTTCGGTCACGGCCGGCCCTATTCGCGTTCGCAGATCACGGACCTGTTGCGCCAGACCTGGTTCACCCCGACCGCCTGGGGCGAGGCGCTGTTCATGCCGCCCTATGCCGGGGGCTGGGTGCTGAAATCCGCACAGATGTGGGAGCGGGCCGGCGCGGCGCTGTCGCTGCCCTTCGCCGGCGTGCACATCGTCGAGGCGACCAAGCAGGTCTACCGCGCGATCCCCGCCAAGCGCGAGCGGGCGCGGCTCATTCCATCACTGGCGAAGCCGGTGCTGGTACCATCCTCGACGACGGCGACGCGCGGCTAA